Genomic window (Dyadobacter fanqingshengii):
GTTCGCTTGTCGACAGGATCGTTCCCGGAAAACCGGATGCGGAAACCATAGCGGCCATTTCCGAGCAACAGGGTTATCAGGACGATTTATTCATTGTTTCGGAGGTTTATCGATTGTGGGCCATTGAAGGAAGCGAGCACGTGCGTTCTGTGCTGAGCTTTGCAGAAGCGGATAAGGGCGTTGTCATTGAACCGGACATTGATTTATACAGGGAATTAAAACTGCGCTTGCTCAACGGCACGCATACGCTTGCCTGCGGGCTGTGCTTCCTTAGCGGCCTGGATACGGTGAGCGAAAGCATGGAAAATCCTGAAATGGCCGCATTTATTGCAAATGTAATGTTGCAGGAACTCGCCCCGGCGATCCCCTATCCGGTGGATCCGGCGCGGGCGCAGGAATTTGGTAATCAGGTTCTGGACCGTTTCCGTAACCCGTTTATTCGCCATCAATTGATCGACATTACGGTGCAATACACGGCTAAAATGAGAATGCGCAACATTCCTACGTTGCTCAGTCATTACGAAAAATCGGAACACGTACCCCAGCTTTTCGCGAAAGGTTTTGCTGCATTCCTGAGATTTATGAAGCCTGTTGTGCATAAGGATGGCGCTTACTATGGCGACCGCGAGGGGCAATCATACCCAATCCGCTGCGATGCGGCTCCTTATTTTGATGAAATGTGGCAGGCGGCAGCTTCGCCATTGGATCTGGCGAGCAAAGTAATGTCCGATACCTCACTTTGGGATACCGATTTGACACAACTTCCCGGATTCCTGGATGCTGTAAATGCGCATATGGTTGAACCGGATGCACTGGAAACATTACGCATTGTTCCTGGCGCGGATGCTCCCAAACTGGATATTTAGTTAGCGCTCCAAAGCCTTAATTTATCATAAAGAGCCTGCGAAGCAATTTCGTTGGAGCTGTAATAGATCTGATCCGTTTTTGTTGTAATAAACAGAAACGGATTTATTTTTTTATTAACAAATAACTTGATCGTGCGTCCGTCCTTGGTCTTAAAATTCCCTTTCGCAAAATCGCCTGCCGCAAAGCCGTTTGATTTATAAGATATAGGCGGCAATTCCGGCACAAGTTCGATTTTGGCAATGTCGGCTTTGCTCAGTGTGAGACCGTACATTCCCTTAATTTCCATGCTATTGTCCGTAAATATAAGCTTGCTGTCCTGCAGGCTGGAATAAAGTTGTGTGGAAATCCCCGCGATAATGACCAGCAAAATGGCCATTCCCACATAAGTGCCCGATCGCTGCCCTTTGGTTCCGCGATAGTATTTGTTGCCTTTTGCAATTAAAAAAACATAAGCCAGCAGCGGATAAATAATGATAAAGGAACCTGCCCAGTTATTGTTGAGCAAAGTCAGGATCAGAAAGCCTGTGATCAGCGATAAACCCAGGAAAATGTGAAATCTCTTGAAAAACCTGACATAACCAACGATATCCATCTTGGCGCGGTCGGCTTCGGACATGGTGTTGTAACCTGATAAAATGTACTTCGCATTACTGGCAGTCACGATGAAGCCGAGTGACGTAAAAATGATAGCAAGAACGATTGCGGCGGTAAACATATGCTGATGAAATTGAGGGTATAACACTTGCAAATTGGGCAAAAAAATCATTGGCATCATTTTTGACTTTCAACACCCTGAAACTCAAAATCCAGTTAACCCGATTTTTACTATATAAACGTGAAAAGATCTGTAAAAATATTGATAGGAATAGTGATTATTCTGATAATCGCCCGCTTGCTGCTGCCCTATTTTGTGGTGCGTTATGTGAACAAAGTTCTTGCTGACATGAATGGTTACACCGGTCGTATCGAAGATGTGGACATTCATCTGATCCGGGGCGCTTACCAGATCGACGGCATGAATATCCGGAAAGTCAACGGAAAAATTAAAGAGCCTTTCATCCTGATCCCCAAGATGGATCTTTCGGTGCAATGGGAATCATTACTGAAAGGAAAGCTCGTGAGCAAAGTGGAATGCTACAATCCAGAGATCAACTTTGCGTTCAGCAGCAGCGAAGAAGGAAGTCAGACAGGTGCAGAAAATGACTGGACGAAGGTTATCAAGGATCTTTTGCCCATTGAAATAAACCGTTTTGAAATTATTGACGGCAAGGTAGACCTCACGAGCATTGTAAGTCAACCGAAGACGGACCTAACCTTAAACAATTTCCAGCTGGAAATCGAGAATATTCGTAATGTGGAGGAAAAGGGCAAGGCCTTACCATCACCTGTGAAAGCTACAGGTGATCTCCCCGGCTTTGGCGGAACCATGTTGTTCACTGCTAATATGCTGCTGTTGAAACAAATCCCGGATTTCGATTATAATATGAGCCTGAAAGATCTGCAACTGGTGAAGCTCAACAGCCTGTCGCGCCAATATGGAAACCTGGATTTTGAACAAGGGACAATGAGCCTTGTAAGTGAAATGAGAATGGTCGACGGCAAGCTTGAAGGTTATCTCAAGCCGCTTACCAAGGATATGAAGATCTTCAAGATGAAAGAGGAGAACCGGAATGTAAGCCAGTTCTTTCGTGAGCTGCTGGCAGAAGGCGGCGCTTTTCTTCTGGAAAATAAAAAGAAAGACCAGGTTGCTACGCGGATTCCCCTAAAAGGAACTGTCGGCGACATTTCCACCGATCTCTGGCCAATCATTATCAATGTACTGCGTAATGCTTACGTGGAAGCATTTAAGGCCGAATACGACTCGTCAATGAGTGTGAAGGACACTATTAAGGAAGTGCGCAAGGACCGGAAAGAAAAGCGTAAGGAAAAACGTGAAGCGCGGAAGGAGAAGCGTGAACGCAAAAAAGCGGAACGTAAAAAAGATTAAGTTCCGCTTTTGGTAATGTTAAAGCTAAATATCAATTGGCTTCCCTGAATTTGGTAACCAATGCAATGCTTTCGGCAACTTTCTGCTCTATCCAGGCATAGTTGCCATCTGCAATAATGTCTTTCGGAAATAAATTCGATCCCAAGCCAACCGCATAAGCGCCTGCTCCGAACCATTCATTGATGCTTTCGGCAGTGGGCTGCACGCCTCCTGTGACCATGATCTTCACATTAGGCATAGGCCCGCGGATCGCTTTGATAAACTTGGATCCTACAACATCGCCGGGAAAAAGCTTTACGACCTCAGCCCCGGCCTGTTGTGCATTATAGATTTCTGTTAATGTTGATACACCCGGAATCCACGGGATATTTGCCTTTGCACACGCATAGCCAACCGCCGGGTTGAGACAGGGCGTAACAATGAAATCGGTTCCGGCATCTATAAATTTCTGCGCAGTTTCCGCATCGTAGATCGTGCCGATTCCCATGGACAATCCCGGCAGGCTTTCCTTCGTGTAAGCAACCAGTTCAGTAAATACGGTGAATGCGTTTTCGCCGCGGTTTGTAAATTCAAATGCCCGCGCTCCGCCGCGATAACTGGCGTTGATCACCTCCTTGGCAATTTCTATGTCACTATGATAAAACAGAGGCAGGACGCCAACCTGATTTAATAGTTTTAATGTCGTTTCCTTATCCATATTATTTGTTATTTGAAACAGCAACCAGGCTCTATATCAACCACCAGTGTATTCGGATTACGCACCCCGGATTGCGCACCCCGCATTAACGCTTGATCCGGCCGGAAGTCTCTCCCTGCCTGATCGCTTCAACTTCCTGAATAGTGGATATCAGTGCGTCCCCTTCAATAGTATGTTTCAAAGCCGAAGCCGCAACACCAAATTCCAGTGCCTTTTGCTGATCATTAAAAGTAATCAATCCGTGGATCAAACCGGCTATGAATGCGTCTCCGCCACCAACTCTGTCAATAATCGGGTTGATTTCTGTGTCGGCTGTCTCCAAAAGCTCTTTTCCGTTCCAGAGATATGCCCTTAGCAGGTTGTGGGAAGCACTGATGGATGTCCGTTTTGTATCAACAATCGTCTTTACTTGCGGATATGCCTTCTGTAAATTGACGCACGATTCAACAAAATCGTTTCCTTCAATGCCAAAAATCTCCTTTATATTTTCGCTGTTTGCAATAACAATGTCAGTTCCGGCGGTCAGTTCAGGCAGGATGTCGGATGGTTTTTTACCGTATTTCCACAAATTGGCCCGGTAAAAAATATCCCCTGAAACGGTAAGTCCTAATTTTCTGGCTGCTTTAATGCCATCCAGAAGCGCATCTGCTGCTCCCTGCGAAAGTGCCGGTGTAATGCCCGCCCAATGAAACCATTTGGCATCTTTCAAAATGCTTTCCCAATCAATTTCTTTCGGATCTATTTCTGCTAATGACGAATTAGCCCTGTCGTAAACGATCTGACTGCCGCGCAATGCTGCACCTGTTTCCAGGAAATAAACAGCCATTCTGGGGCCTCCGTAAATGATATGGGAAACATCAACACCATGAAAATGAAGATATTGTGCCGCAGCCCTGCCAATCGGCGAGTCGGGGAAGCGGGTTACGTGGGCCGTATGATGTCCCCAATAAGCCAATGCCGTGGAGACATTCGCTTCTCCGCCGGCATAAGTGACATTCAGTTGACGTGCTTGTTCAAAACGGGAAAAACCTGGTGTAGAAAGCCGCATAAGGACTTCTCCAAAAGAAACTATTTGAGCCATAACCGTAAACCTACCTAAAATCCGAAATAATTACTTGCATTCCGATAAGAAATGTCTTCTACAAGTTTTCCGAGCCATTGGATATCATTAGGAAGCTCACCGTTTTCGACATCATTACCAATTATGTTGCAAAGAATCCTGCGGAAATATTCGTGGCGCGGATAAGATAAGAAACTGCGCGAGTCGGTGAGCATGCCTACAAAACGGCTCAATAAGCCCATATTGGACAATGCGTTCATCTGGCGTTCCATTCCGTCTTTCTGATCCAGATACCACCAGCCAGAGCCAAACTGCATTTTGCCAGCAATGGTGCCATCATTATAATTGCCTGTCATCGTGGCAAGCACTTCATTATCGGCCGGATTGAGGTTGTAAAGAATTGTTTTAGCAAGCTGATCCGTTGAATCCAGTTTGTTGAAAAACCTGGACATAGCCTGCGCCTGGCTGTAATCGCCGATAGAATCCCAGCCTGTATCCGGGCCAAGTTCACGCAGCATACGCGCATTGTTGTTACGCAATGCGCCCAGGTGGAACTGTTGCGTCCAGGTTTTTGCGTGATCCATTTTTGCCGTTTCAAAAAGGACCATTGATTTAAATGCTTCGCGCTGCAAGTCACTGGGAAGCTGGCCATTTCGGGCAGCTGTAAATGCTTGTTTCGCGGCTTCTTCGTCGAATGTTGCGTAAATGTGCTCCAAACCGTGATCGGAAAGCTTGCCACCCATGGATGCAAAAAAATCGTGGCGGTTCTGCAATGCGGCTAAGAGGCTCTCATATGTGGTGATTTCTCCCACGCCCGAA
Coding sequences:
- a CDS encoding bifunctional 4-hydroxy-2-oxoglutarate aldolase/2-dehydro-3-deoxy-phosphogluconate aldolase, coding for MDKETTLKLLNQVGVLPLFYHSDIEIAKEVINASYRGGARAFEFTNRGENAFTVFTELVAYTKESLPGLSMGIGTIYDAETAQKFIDAGTDFIVTPCLNPAVGYACAKANIPWIPGVSTLTEIYNAQQAGAEVVKLFPGDVVGSKFIKAIRGPMPNVKIMVTGGVQPTAESINEWFGAGAYAVGLGSNLFPKDIIADGNYAWIEQKVAESIALVTKFREAN
- a CDS encoding sugar kinase, yielding MAQIVSFGEVLMRLSTPGFSRFEQARQLNVTYAGGEANVSTALAYWGHHTAHVTRFPDSPIGRAAAQYLHFHGVDVSHIIYGGPRMAVYFLETGAALRGSQIVYDRANSSLAEIDPKEIDWESILKDAKWFHWAGITPALSQGAADALLDGIKAARKLGLTVSGDIFYRANLWKYGKKPSDILPELTAGTDIVIANSENIKEIFGIEGNDFVESCVNLQKAYPQVKTIVDTKRTSISASHNLLRAYLWNGKELLETADTEINPIIDRVGGGDAFIAGLIHGLITFNDQQKALEFGVAASALKHTIEGDALISTIQEVEAIRQGETSGRIKR
- the uxaC gene encoding glucuronate isomerase produces the protein MTTIATAQKTFISDDFLLRSETARVLYHDYAKEMPIIDYHCHLPPDQIAADKQFENITQIWLYGDHYKWRAMRANGINERFCTGDASDWEKFEQWAITVPYTMRNPLYHWTHLELLRYFDIDILLNKDSAREIYEECSAKLKQPDFSVKNLLKRMNVKIICTTDDPTDSLSNHQLIKDSGFDIKVLPTFRPDKAMLLIDSPEEFNQYLSKLGETSGVGEITTYESLLAALQNRHDFFASMGGKLSDHGLEHIYATFDEEAAKQAFTAARNGQLPSDLQREAFKSMVLFETAKMDHAKTWTQQFHLGALRNNNARMLRELGPDTGWDSIGDYSQAQAMSRFFNKLDSTDQLAKTILYNLNPADNEVLATMTGNYNDGTIAGKMQFGSGWWYLDQKDGMERQMNALSNMGLLSRFVGMLTDSRSFLSYPRHEYFRRILCNIIGNDVENGELPNDIQWLGKLVEDISYRNASNYFGF
- a CDS encoding tagaturonate reductase, yielding MSLPQLSPELLDQRPDLLSNHRNLLALPEKIIQFGTGVLLRGLPDYFVNKANQQGIFNGRIVVVKSTNSGGTDAFASQQNIFSHSIRGIEDGNQVDKLVINSAISRTISANSNWAEILQCAHNADLRIVISNTTEVGIQLTEDDIFASPPTSYPGKLTAYLFERFKTFGGSAESGLVIVPTELIVNSGQKLRDIVFEQAKRHNLDETFIQWLEAHNHFCSSLVDRIVPGKPDAETIAAISEQQGYQDDLFIVSEVYRLWAIEGSEHVRSVLSFAEADKGVVIEPDIDLYRELKLRLLNGTHTLACGLCFLSGLDTVSESMENPEMAAFIANVMLQELAPAIPYPVDPARAQEFGNQVLDRFRNPFIRHQLIDITVQYTAKMRMRNIPTLLSHYEKSEHVPQLFAKGFAAFLRFMKPVVHKDGAYYGDREGQSYPIRCDAAPYFDEMWQAAASPLDLASKVMSDTSLWDTDLTQLPGFLDAVNAHMVEPDALETLRIVPGADAPKLDI
- a CDS encoding DUF3784 domain-containing protein, with the translated sequence MFTAAIVLAIIFTSLGFIVTASNAKYILSGYNTMSEADRAKMDIVGYVRFFKRFHIFLGLSLITGFLILTLLNNNWAGSFIIIYPLLAYVFLIAKGNKYYRGTKGQRSGTYVGMAILLVIIAGISTQLYSSLQDSKLIFTDNSMEIKGMYGLTLSKADIAKIELVPELPPISYKSNGFAAGDFAKGNFKTKDGRTIKLFVNKKINPFLFITTKTDQIYYSSNEIASQALYDKLRLWSAN
- a CDS encoding DUF748 domain-containing protein, with the protein product MKRSVKILIGIVIILIIARLLLPYFVVRYVNKVLADMNGYTGRIEDVDIHLIRGAYQIDGMNIRKVNGKIKEPFILIPKMDLSVQWESLLKGKLVSKVECYNPEINFAFSSSEEGSQTGAENDWTKVIKDLLPIEINRFEIIDGKVDLTSIVSQPKTDLTLNNFQLEIENIRNVEEKGKALPSPVKATGDLPGFGGTMLFTANMLLLKQIPDFDYNMSLKDLQLVKLNSLSRQYGNLDFEQGTMSLVSEMRMVDGKLEGYLKPLTKDMKIFKMKEENRNVSQFFRELLAEGGAFLLENKKKDQVATRIPLKGTVGDISTDLWPIIINVLRNAYVEAFKAEYDSSMSVKDTIKEVRKDRKEKRKEKREARKEKRERKKAERKKD